The following coding sequences are from one Primulina eburnea isolate SZY01 chromosome 15, ASM2296580v1, whole genome shotgun sequence window:
- the LOC140814567 gene encoding zinc finger protein CONSTANS-LIKE 4-like: protein MAAPKWSLTAKICTSCKTSSAAVFCSADSAFLCTACDAKVHAVNKLASLHARVWLCEVCEQAPASVTCKADAAVLCAACDRDIHSANPLARRHERVPVAPFYGAADKSSPSEEEDEEEEAESWLIPNLNTDNGGVDLEEDPGSPVYKSAEYLFRDMDPYLDLDLFSGEQKTHEQKQQQLSPDGVVPDHTIGSGPVVDGFPAYEMDYPGPKHIMYNFTSQSISHSVSSSSLDVGVVPDHHVTAEVSNAFDSNEIAPTPLSGVDREARVLRYREKRKNRRFEKTIRYASRKAYAETRPRIKGRFAKRSDLEIQSFVALEASYGVVPSF, encoded by the exons ATGGCGGCTCCCAAATGGAGTTTAACGGCCaagatttgcacctcatgtaaGACCTCCTCCGCCGCCGTCTTCTGCAGCGCGGACTCGGCTTTCCTCTGTACAGCCTGCGACGCCAAGGTCCACGCAGTCAACAAGCTGGCTTCGCTCCACGCCCGCGTCTGGCTCTGCGAGGTCTGCGAGCAAGCCCCCGCCAGCGTCACCTGCAAGGCCGACGCCGCCGTGCTCTGCGCCGCCTGCGACCGCGACATACACTCGGCGAACCCCCTGGCACGCCGCCACGAGCGTGTCCCTGTTGCACCCTTCTACGGCGCCGCGGACAAGTCCTCCCCTTCCGAGGAGGAGGACGAGGAGGAGGAGGCGGAGTCGTGGCTGATCCCTAATCTCAACACCGACAACGGTGGGGTGGATCTGGAGGAGGATCCCGGGTCGCCCGTATACAAATCCGCCGAGTATCTGTTCAGAGATATGGATCCGTATTTGGATCTTGATCTGTTCTCCGGGGAACAGAAGACGCACGAGCAGAAGCAGCAGCAGCTGTCGCCGGACGGAGTTGTGCCGGATCATACCATTGGATCGGGTCCGGTGGTGGACGGGTTTCCGGCTTATGAAATGGATTATCCGGGTCCGAAGCACATCATGTACAATTTCACCTCCCAATCCATAAGTCACAGT GTTTCATCTTCGTCCCTCGATGTAGGAGTGGTGCCGGATCACCATGTCACAGCCGAAGTATCGAATGCTTTCGACAGTAACGAAATCGCCCCCACCCCGTTGTCCGGGGTCGACAGGGAGGCGAGGGTACTAAGGTATAGAGAAAAGAGAAAGAACAGGAGGTTCGAAAAAACCATCCGATATGCATCAAGAAAGGCGTATGCCGAAACCCGACCGAGAATCAAAGGACGGTTCGCAAAGCGATCCGATCTCGAGATTCAGTCCTTCGTCGCTCTAGAGGCATCCTACGGTGTCGTCCCCAGCTTTTAG